GCCGTCCTGGTATATTTTCCTGATGCCTTCGAGCGTCACACTCGCCATGGAGCCGCTCCTCTGTCCGGATGCCCGTGACCGAACGATTCCCTGACGGCTTCCTCTGGGGCGCCGCCACCTCGGCCTACCAGATCGAGGGCTCTCCCCTCGCCGACGGCGCCGGCCCGAGCATCTGGCACCGCTTCGCGCACCTGCCGGGCCGGCTCGCCAACGGCGATACCGGCGACGTTGCCTGCGACCATTACCACCGGTACGCCGAGGACGTCGACCTGATGCGCGAACTGGGTCTCACCGCCTACCGTTTCAGCGTCTCGTGGAGCCGGGTCCTCCCGGCCGGCCGCGGCGCCGTGAACCCGCGGGGCCTCGGCTTCTACGACCGGCTCACGGACCAACTGGCGCGGCACGGCATCCGTCCAGTCGTGACGCTGTTCCACTGGGATCTGCCGGTCGCCCTCGACGAGGCGGGCGGCTGGTGCAACCGCGACGTCGCGGACTGGTTCGCCGACTACGCGCGCGTGGTGGCGAGCGTGCTCGGCGACCGCGTCACCCTGTGGGCCACGCTCAACGAGCCCTGGGTTGTCGTGGACGGCGGCTACGTCCACGGCACGCTGGCGCCCGGACACCGGAGCCTCGCCGAGGCCGCGCGGGCCACCCACAACCTGCTCCGCGCCCATGGGGCGGGGATCCAGGCCGTCCGCGCCGAGGGGGCGGCGCAGGCCGGGCTCGTCGTGAACCTCGAGCCGAAGTATCCCGCCTCCGACCGGCCCGAGGATGTCGCCGCCACGCGCCGTGCCGACGCATACATGAACCGGCAGTACCTCGACCCCGTGCTCCTCGGCGCGTACCCCGCGGAACTCGAGGAGATCTACGGCGACGCCTGGTCGGTTGTGAAGGCCGGCGACCTCGATCTGATCCGGCAGCCGCTCGACTTCCTCGGCGTCAACTATTACACCCGCGCGGTCACCCGCGCCGCCCCGTCCGCCGAACCGACCCGCGCCGAGCGCGTGCGTCAAACCGACCGGCTCCACACGGAGATGGGCTGGGAGGTCTACCCCGAAGGGCTCACGGACACGCTCCTCTGGGTGGGGTCGCGCTACGGCCGCCTCCCGCTCTACGTCACCGAGAACGGCGCGGCGTTCGCCGATCCGCCGGTCGCCTCGGACGGCACGCTCGACGACCCGCTCCGCGTGCAGTATTTCACGGAGCACCTCCGGGCGGCCCGTCGCGCGATCGAGGCCGGCGCGGACCTTCGGGGCTACTTCGCCTGGTCCTTGCTCGACACCTTCGAGTGGAGCGAGGGCTTCACCAAGCGGTTCGGCCTCATCCACGTGGACTACGCCAGCCAGCGCCGCACGCCGAAGGCGAGCGCCCGTTTCTACGCGGAGGTCATCCGGACGCACGGCGGCGTGCTCGGCGCCTAACGCCGGCCTCACCAAGGGGCCGGGGTGTCCCAAGCCTTGGGACGATACCGCGGTGCCGCGTCGCGCCCGAGCAGCACCTCCACGCGGTGGGTCCGCCCGTCCGCGGCGAGCGGCACGCGCACCGTTCCGTCTTCGACTGAGACCGGCCCGTCGGAGCAGCTCGCCGTGGTCCGGTCGTCCGTAGCAGGCGGAGCCCGGCGCACCACGATCTCGTACGTCGCGCGGCGGTCCGGGAGGCGCAGGCGTACCGTGAACCCCGGCCAGTCCCCGGGGATGCAGGGCCGGATCACCAGCGTCCGTCCGGCCTCGAGCGACACACCGAGCACCGACTCCAGCGCGACGCGGAACATCCATCCGGCGGAACCCGTGTACCAGGTCCAGCCGCCACGGCCTACGTGCGGGGCCGCGCCGTAGACGTCGGCGGCGACCGCGTACGGTTCGGTCCGGTACCGCGCCACGAGGTCGGGCGTCCGCGTGCGGGTCACTGGACTCAGCATCTCGAGCAGACGGGCCGCGCGCTCGGTGCGCCCCCCTTCCGCGAGGGCGCGAACGGCCCACAAGGCCGCGTGGGTGTATTGGCCACCGTTCTCCCGCACCCCGGGCAGGTACCCCCTGATGTAGCCCGGATCGCTCCGGGTGTGGTCGAACGGAGGCGTGAGGAGCCGGATCAGCCCCTCAGACTCCGCCACCAGATGCTCCTCGAGCGCGTCGAGCGCTTGAGCGGCCCGGTCGGCGGGCGCGACGCCGGACAGGATCGACCACGCCTGCGCGATGGCGTCGATCCGGCACTCCTCGTTCGCGGCCGAGCCCAGCGCCGTGCCGTCGTCGTAGAAAGGCGCGGCGATACCAGTGGCCGTCCCAGCCCGCGTCATCGAGCGCGTCGCCCAGATCGCGGCAGAAGGCGCGGTAACGGCCGGCGTGTGCGGCGTCACCGCGGCTCATGGCCAGCGGGGCGAATCGCCTGAGGATGTCGTAGAGGAAGAACCCGAGCCAAACGCTCTCACCCCGACCTAAGCGCCCCACGCGGTTCATCCCGTCGTTCCAGTCACCGGTCCCCATCAGCGGCAGGCCGTGCGCCCCGCGCGTGAGCGAGCGGTCGATGGCGCGGCAGCAGTGCTCATAGACCGTGCCGGACTCGCCGGCGACCGCCGGGACGACGAGCGCCTCGTCCTCGTGCGGCGCCAGTTCCGGCGCCGTGAGGAAGCGGGCGTTCTCGTCGAGCAGCGTGGCGTCGCCGGTCGCGTCCAGATAGGACAGGGTCGCGTGCGGGAGCCAGAGCAGGTCGTCGGAGAACCGCGTGCGGATCCCCTTGGCGGCCGGCGGGTGCCACCAGTGGAGCACGTCGCCCTCCACGAACTGGTGCGCCGCGTGGAGGAGGATCTGGCGGCGGGTGAGGTCCGGCCGGAGCGGGAGGAGCGCCGCGGCGTCCTGCAACTGGTCTCGGAAGCCGTAGGCGCCGCTCGACTGGTAGAACGCGGATCGGCCCCAGATTCGGCAGCTCAGGTTCTGGTAGGTGAGCCATCCGTTCACCATGACGTCGATCGCCGGCGCGGGGGTCTCGATCTGCACGCCATCCACCAGGTCCCGCCAGAACGCGCGGACCTCGTCCAGTGCGGCCTCGACCGCTGCCCCGCTCCCGTACCGGCGGATCAGGTCGCGCGCGGCCGCGTGGTCGGCCGCCTGCCCCAGGGCGAACACGCATTCGGCCGCCGCGCCCGGCGCGAGCTCGAACGTTGCTTGGAACGCCGCGCACGGGTCCAGTCCGGCGCCGGTTCGGCCATCTAGTTCGCCGCTGCTCGACAGGGCTGCGGGACGATCCGGGCTTTCGCGGCGGCCTAGGAACTCCGTGCGGTCTCCCGTCCAGGTGACGCGGGCGCCGTCGCATGGCACGAGCGCCGCGAAGGCCACGTGTCCCGCGTAGCCGCCGCCGCCGCCGTTCTGCATCGCGAACATGGCCGTGCTGTCGCGGTCGTGTTCGGTGACGACCCCGTCGGCGCTGGCCTGCCGCAGGGTGCCCAACACCCACTCCGCGTACCAGAACGCCGAGAGGCGGCGCACCGCTGCGCCGCGGTTGGCGATCCGGAGGCGGACCAGCTTCACCGGATCGTCGCGTGGCACGAAGCTGACGGTCTCCTGCTCCAGGTCCAGGCTCGTGTGCTTGTAGGTCGTGTAGCCGAAGCCGTGGCGCACCTCGTAGGGGCCCGAGCCTGGGACGGGTCCGGGCGTGGGCGACCAGAACACCCCGGCCCGCTCGTCGCGCAGGTAGAGCGCCTCCCCGGGCGGATCCGTGACGGGGTCGTTGTACCAGGGAGTGAGACGGTTCTCGCGGCTGTTGCCGACCCACGTGCTGCCAAGGCCCCGCTCGGAGGCGATGAATCCCGCAGCCTCGTTCGCGACCACGTTGACCCACGGCAGGGGGGGCAGCGTTAGGCCCGAGGTCCGGCGCGCGAGCCGGATGACGTACTCGGTGCCGTCAGCGCTGAAGCCGCCGAACCCGTTGAAGAAGCGGAGTTGTTCGTCCGCCGGCGCGTCGAGGTCCACCCCTGGCGCCGGTCGGAAACGCTCGCCCGCTCCCGCGCCGGCGGGCGGCACCGGCACCTGGCCATCCCGGTCCCAGAGCCAGGGGATGCGCGCTCGCTCGCCTGGTGCCGCCTGCGCCGGCCGCGCGAACAGGCTGTCGGCCGCGCCTGAGACGACGCCTGCCGCGATCGTGCCGAGGACGTCCTCACGGCTCGGGCCGGCGGTGAGCAGCGCCAAGAGAGCCACCGATTGCCCCGGCTCGAGGGTCACCGCCTGCCGGATGGCCAGCACAGGGTCCAGCACGCTGCCGACCGTTCCCGACAGGCGCGCGGACGGCTCGAGCGCTGCGGGAGCTGCGAGCGATCGCCCGCGGCCGATGAAGCGGGCGCGGTCCGTCTCGAACGTGCAGGGTTGCGCCCGTGACACCGGATCCTCGAGGACCAGTGCGTGCGCGACCCAGATCGGCGCTTCGTCCAGGCTACGTGGCCGGCGGTGGGCGAGCAGTGCGCCCGGATCGGGCGCCCATTCGGTCTCGACGAACAGCTTCCCGAAGGCCGGGTGCTTCGCGTCGGCCCAGGGAGTGGCGAGCACCGCCTCGACGTAGGTCGTCAACTCGAGGCGGCGCGGGCGGAGGTCGAGATTGTGCAGCGTGACACGCCGGCACTCGATATCCTGGTCCCGCGCCACCGTCACGGCGGTGCGGGTCTCGATGCTCTCGTCGCAACGCTCGATGATGGCCAACCCGCCCTCGAACCGTGCGGCGTACCGGTCGGGCGTACGTCGGACGGGTTGCAGTCCGGCGGACCACACTACGTTCCGCTCGAGGTCGCGAACGTAGAGGAAGAAGCCGTCAGCGTCCCGGGTGCGGTCGGCGGTCCACCGCGTGATGACGTTGTCCCCGAGCGCGGAGACGCCGGATCCCGCGGTGGAGAGCAGGACCCGGTACCGCCCGTTCGAGAGAACGGTCGCGTCGGACGGTGCCGCGGGGGTGTCAGCCATGCGGTCTCCGTGCCCGCTCAGTAGACAAAGCGCACTTCCGCTGGCAGACGCCGGACCGTGACAGTCCCGGCACTGTCCAGCGGCACCAGCCTGGCGTCGAGGAACGCAGCCCGCACCCCGATCAGCTTGAATTCGAGCGTGTTGGGGGCGGCCTCGCCCCTGATCCAGAAGCTGAACGCGTAGTTAGGCGGCAGGTCGAGCGCGAGCGCCTTCCGCGCGATCGCGTAGCCGCCGCCGGCGAAGGCGAAGTCGAGCCGCATCGCCCGGCCGCGATGGCCGGCGTCGCTCCACAGGGTCAGCGTGACACCGTCGGCGGGGTGCGCGGTCCAGCCGGCGACCCGTTCGAAGTTGTCAATCAGCCGCGGCGCGAGGGAGTCCGCTTGCGCGGCGGCGAGGACGGCCGCGAGGACGAGCGGGCCGGTCATCCCTTCACGCCGCCGGCTGTCATGCCCCGGATGTAGTAGCGCTGGAGCAGAACGAAGACGAGCATCACCGGCAGCACGGTGACCACCGCGCCCGCCATCATCAGCTCCGTGTCCTGCACGTGCTCGCCGGCCAGGTTGGCCAGCGCGACCGGGAGCGTGTAGCGCTCGCTGTCGCTGAGGATGACGAGGGGCCACTGGAAGTCGTTCCATGTGTTGAGGAACGTCCAGATCGCCAGGGTGGCCAGGATGGGCGTGATCAGCGGCAGGACGATGGACCGGTAGATTCGGAACTCGCTGGCCCCGTCGATGCGCGCCGCGTCCAGCAGGTCGTCGGGGAGCGTGAGCAGGTACTGGCGGATCAGGAAGATCCCGAAGATGCTGGCCATCGAGGGGACGATCACGCCCCAGTACGTGTTGACGAGCCCGAGCTGCTTGAAGAGCAGGAACAGCGGGAGCATCGCCACCTGCGTGGGGACCAGGAGGCCCAGGGACAGGGAGCGGAAGACCCGTTCCCGCGCGCGGAACCGCAGCTTG
This portion of the Gemmatimonadales bacterium genome encodes:
- a CDS encoding GH1 family beta-glucosidase, encoding MTERFPDGFLWGAATSAYQIEGSPLADGAGPSIWHRFAHLPGRLANGDTGDVACDHYHRYAEDVDLMRELGLTAYRFSVSWSRVLPAGRGAVNPRGLGFYDRLTDQLARHGIRPVVTLFHWDLPVALDEAGGWCNRDVADWFADYARVVASVLGDRVTLWATLNEPWVVVDGGYVHGTLAPGHRSLAEAARATHNLLRAHGAGIQAVRAEGAAQAGLVVNLEPKYPASDRPEDVAATRRADAYMNRQYLDPVLLGAYPAELEEIYGDAWSVVKAGDLDLIRQPLDFLGVNYYTRAVTRAAPSAEPTRAERVRQTDRLHTEMGWEVYPEGLTDTLLWVGSRYGRLPLYVTENGAAFADPPVASDGTLDDPLRVQYFTEHLRAARRAIEAGADLRGYFAWSLLDTFEWSEGFTKRFGLIHVDYASQRRTPKASARFYAEVIRTHGGVLGA
- a CDS encoding carbohydrate ABC transporter permease; the encoded protein is MRRGAASVALHAALLAGGVLVLTPMAWMLAASFMAPGEANNYPPRFVPHAATLEQYRALFIRLDLGRYLLNSAIVSTAATAISVVVNSMAGYALTKLRFRARERVFRSLSLGLLVPTQVAMLPLFLLFKQLGLVNTYWGVIVPSMASIFGIFLIRQYLLTLPDDLLDAARIDGASEFRIYRSIVLPLITPILATLAIWTFLNTWNDFQWPLVILSDSERYTLPVALANLAGEHVQDTELMMAGAVVTVLPVMLVFVLLQRYYIRGMTAGGVKG